From the genome of Gracilibacillus salitolerans, one region includes:
- a CDS encoding ABC transporter permease, protein MEGIIAIWQRDLKKFFRDRARLLGSFSMPILFLLIFGGGLSGTMETMMSGGFGEESSGFNYLEFIFPGIVAMTLLMTAIFSAMSVIEDKNFGYMKEILVSPISRVSIAVGKMLGAATVSTIQGMILFLLIPFLGLSYSIISLIQVIPFMFLLGAALSGVGLLFASMIKSTQGFQLIVQIIVMPMIFLSGALFPINNMPSWLDVIVKFNPVTYGVDVMKKIMIDVDSLSQAVRETMGLNLTVFGRSVSVFEEILFILAFAIVFVAIATISFKRAHA, encoded by the coding sequence ATGGAAGGTATTATAGCAATTTGGCAGCGTGACTTAAAGAAATTCTTTCGAGATCGAGCAAGACTTCTTGGTTCATTCTCGATGCCGATATTGTTCCTGCTTATATTCGGTGGTGGTTTAAGCGGTACAATGGAAACGATGATGTCTGGTGGTTTTGGGGAAGAATCCAGTGGCTTTAATTATCTCGAATTCATATTTCCTGGCATTGTCGCCATGACATTATTAATGACAGCAATCTTTTCTGCGATGTCTGTGATCGAGGATAAAAACTTTGGCTATATGAAAGAAATTTTGGTTTCACCAATTTCACGGGTGAGTATTGCTGTTGGAAAAATGCTCGGTGCAGCTACGGTTTCAACGATTCAAGGTATGATTTTGTTTTTGCTTATTCCTTTTTTAGGATTATCGTACAGTATTATCTCACTGATTCAGGTCATTCCGTTTATGTTTTTACTAGGTGCAGCATTGTCTGGAGTCGGCTTGTTATTTGCCAGTATGATTAAATCCACACAAGGCTTTCAGTTGATTGTGCAAATTATTGTGATGCCAATGATTTTCTTATCCGGTGCTCTTTTTCCTATCAACAATATGCCAAGCTGGCTTGATGTGATTGTCAAATTTAATCCTGTTACATACGGTGTGGATGTGATGAAGAAGATTATGATTGATGTCGATAGTTTATCTCAAGCTGTACGAGAAACGATGGGGCTTAACTTAACCGTTTTTGGCAGATCAGTATCCGTGTTCGAGGAAATTTTATTTATTTTAGCATTCGCGATAGTGTTTGTGGCGATTGCTACGATTAGTTTTAAACGAGCACATGCGTGA